One Coffea arabica cultivar ET-39 chromosome 5c, Coffea Arabica ET-39 HiFi, whole genome shotgun sequence DNA window includes the following coding sequences:
- the LOC113689298 gene encoding F-box/kelch-repeat protein At3g23880-like, with the protein MKCTVSTNSWRELDINVSLPEMVYNNPRFSVQFNGCFHWCTLLTDSFVFKILSFDMSIEQFLEIQYPDGAVDLEVGEFGMQKLIDLDNSLAMICYANPETQISDKYFDIWVMKEFGVQESWDKKFSIGPLSRIEGPLSSWNTDKLLWEMSNGQLASCAVLGDNQGSLTKYNIHGFPTTLQADIYHESLVDLGELCGRRMN; encoded by the coding sequence ATGAAATGTACAGTCTCAACTAATTCTTGGAGAGAACTCGATATAAACGTCTCCCTGCCGGAAATGGTATATAACAACCCGCGCTTCTCTGTTCAATTTAATGGCTGCTTCCATTGGTGCACACTGTTAACTGATTCTTTTGTCTTCAAGATCCTTTCTTTTGACATGAGCATTGAGCAATTTCTAGAAATTCAATACCCTGATGGAGCAGTAGACCTTGAAGTAGGAGAATTTGGCATGCAGAAACTCATTGACTTGGACAATTCACTTGCCATGATATGCTATGCTAATCCAGAGACGCAAATTTCGGATAAATATTTTGATATATGGGTGATGAAGGAGTTCGGTGTGCAGGAGTCTTGGGATAAAAAGTTTTCCATAGGACCACTCTCAAGGATCGAGGGCCCATTATCTTCATGGAACACTGATAAACTGCTTTGGGAAATGAGCAATGGACAGTTGGCTTCATGTGCTGTCCTAGGTGATAATCAAGGAAGTCTTACAAAATACAACATTCATGGGTTTCCAACGACTCTGCAAGCAGATATTTATCATGAAAGTTTGGTTGATCTTGGTGAACTATGCGGTCGTCGAATGAACTGA